ACATGGATCTCGGCGGGGGCACGCTGTTCGTCACCGTGGGCGCGGCGGAAGGGGCCCAGCGGGATCTCCAGCTGCTGCTGGAGCCCGGCCACGGCCCCATCGCGGAGCCGTACCGGGCAGCCCTGCGGGAGGCGGGGCTGCCGTGCATCGTCTTCTCGGTCGACGACCTCGACGCGGAGTACGAGCGGCTGCGGAGGCTGGGGGTGCGTTTCACCCATCCTCCGCAGGACCAGGGCCCGGTCGTCGCGGCCGTCCTGGACGACACGGTGGGCAACTTCGTACAGCTGACTCAGCCGAAGGAGTGAGGGGGATCAGCGGGGCAGTTCGGCGCGGCGCAGGTGCCCGAAGCACAGGATCACCACGCCTCCGAGCCCGCAGACCACCGCGCTGACGACGAAGACCGGGCCGGTGCCCCAGGCGCCGATGGCCGCGGCGGACAACGGCATGCCGAGGGGAGCGAGTCCGAGGCTGACCAGACTCGCGACGGCGGTGACGCGACCCAGGTACGCGGGGTCCGACTGGGTCTGGAGCAAGGCCGCGCACAGGGCGCCGCCGAGTCCGGCGAGCAGCCCGACGAGTACGGCGGTGCCGACAGCCGCGGGAACGCCCGGCGCGTGGGCGAGGGCGCCGATCGCGACGGAGCCCGCGAGGATCGCGTACGCCGCGACCTGCCCGGCGTGCGGCAGGCGCCCGCGCACGGCCAGCAGCAGGGAGGCGACACCCGCGCCGGTGCCGAACCCGGCGAGCGTCCAGCCCATCCCTGAGGCGCCCCAGCCGCGTTCGTCGGCGAGCAGGGCCAGGCCCACGTTGAGCGGTCCGACGAAGCCGAGGTCTCCGAGCGCGATGGCGAGCATCAGCGGGGCGAGAACACGGTGACCGCGGATGTAGCGCAGACCGCCCACCAGATCCCGCCAGGCGGTACCGCCGCGGGCCTCCGCCGACCCGCCGGACGGATTCCGAGACCCGACGGCCACCGGCTGGTCCTCGGCGGACGGTCCGCGCGGATCAACAGCCTCCGCCCGGTCGTCGGCCGACGACTCCCACACTCCGACACCACTCGCCCTACCGTCCCCCGCCGTGTCCCCGACGGACAGCTCCCCCATCCCGACGGCCCCCGCCGCGTCCCCCACCGGCAGCTCCCCCGTCCCTACGGCATCCGCCTCGTCGGCGCCGGACAGCTCCCTCCTCCCGCCGGCCCCCGCCTTCTCCTCGGCGGGCAGCTCCCCCATCCCGACAACCCCCGCTGTGCCCCCGCCGGACAGCTCCCCCGTCCCGACGGCCCCCGCCCTGTCGTCCGCCGGTAGCTCACGTATGCGCACGGACATCAGCAGCGGTATCGACACGGCGATCAGCAGCGCGGCCAGTCCGAAGGCGGTCGCCGTACCGCCCAGAGCCACACCGAGACCGCCGAGCGGGCCTCCGACGACACTCGCCAACCGGGCCCCGAGGCCCCGCATGCCCTGCACGCGCGCAAGTTGGCCCCGGCTGGTCACGCGCGCGGGGAGAGCGCCCACGGCCGGTATGAACACGGCGTCGACCGTGCCGAAGACCACGGCGAGCGCAGCCAGCGGCCACAGCCCGGGGTCGGTGACGAAGAACAGGACGGCCACGGTGAGGGCCGCCGCGCAGCGCGTGGCGTCGCTGCCGATGACCACCCGGCGCGGCCCGAACCGGTCGGCGATCACTCCCCCGCCCAGCATCAGCAGCGCCCGCGGCACGGCACTCACCGTCATCACCAGGCCCGCCTGTGCGGGGGAACCGGCTCGTACGGCCGCCCAGGACAGCGCGAGGTAGTAGACGTTGTCGCCGATCATCGAGGCCGTGTAGGCGGCGAGCCAGCGCAGCACGTCACCGTCGCGGTGGGCGGGGCGCTCGACGTCGGCCCGTGCAGGTGCGACGGACGCGGTGGTGGTCACGGAGGTGGCCTTCCTCAGGTGCGGAACGGGAATCCGTACACGTGCAGCGCGACGTTCTCCCGCCCCTCGGTGTCGCCTGCGGCGTCGGCGGCCCGGCCCTTCTCGTCGTACTTCTTGGCGAGAGCCAGCAACTCCTCGCCCAGTTCGGCAAGTTCGGCCGCGGTCAGGCGCAGGAGGGACTCGTTGTCGGGGGCGGCGGCGTTCCACTCGGGTCGCCAGGTGGGCCGCTCGTCGAGGTACCGGCGGTACATGTCGGCCCGCTGCTCGTGGAAGAGCCGGGTGGCCGCCAGGTGCGCCGCCGCGCGCTCAGGCGCGTCCCGGAAGTCCTTGTCGCGGATGCTCACGCCGTCCGACGAAGGCTGCCACCAGCGTTCCCGGCCGTCCGCGCTCTGCGTCCCGGCCTCCTCGATGAGACCGTGCTCGGCGAGTTTGCGCAGGTGGTAGCTGACCAGGGACACGGCCTCGTCCACCTGGTCGGCCAGCTGCGAGGCGGTGGCCTTACGGGCCACGCACAGTCCCCGGTACAGCTGCATGCGCAACGGGTGGGCCAGGGCCTTCAGTGTTCCCAGGTCCGTGATGGGCCGGTTCTCTTCGCGAGCCATGCCTCCAGCCTAGATACAAAAGAAAAGTTGCACAATAAATTTTGCGCAATTTTCCCTTCGCAACTCCGGAAGCAAGAGCCCCGGTACCCCTCGGGCGACCGGGGCTCACTCCGAAGCCGACGGCGTCACCTCACCGGGTGACCCGCCCCCCGCAGCGCGTTCTTGACCTGGCCGATCCGCAGGTCGCCGAAGTGGAACACCGACGCGGCGAGCACCGCGTCCGCGCCCGCCTCGACGGCCGGCGGGAAGTCGGCGAGCTTGCCGGCGCCGCCGGAGGCGATCACCGGGACCGTCACGTGCTTGCGCACGGCGGCGATCATCTCCAGGTCGTAGCCGTCCTTGGTGCCGTCCGCGTCCATCGAGTTGAGCAGGATCTCGCCCGCGCCCAGCTCGGCCGCGCGGTGCGCCCACTCGATGGCGTCGATGCCGGTGCCCTGACGGCCGCCGTGCGTCGTCACCTCGAAGGTCCCCACGGGGGTCCGCCGGGCGTCCACCGAGAGCACCAGCACCTGGCTGCCGAACCGCTCGGCGATCTCCTTGATCAGTTCCGGGCGGGCGATGGCGGCCGTGTTGACGCCCACCTTGTCCGCGCCGGCCCGCAGCAGCTTGTCGACGTCCTCGGGGGTGCGTACCCCGCCGCCGACGGTCAGGGGGATGAACACCTGCTCGGCGGTGCGGCGCACCACGTCGTAGGTCGTCTCGCGGTTGCCCGACGAGGCGGTGATGTCCAGGAACGTCAGCTCGTCGGCACCTTCGGCGTCGTACACCTTGGCCATCTCGACGGGGTCGCCCGCGTCGCGCAGGTTCTGGAAGTTGACGCCCTTGACGACCCGGCCGTTGTCCACGTCCAGGCAGGGGATGACTCGTACGGCAAGGGTCATGCCGAGGACCCTCCTCGATAGGCCTCCACCTCGACCTCGACGACCAGGCTGGGGTCCACGAGGCCGGAGACGATGAGCATGGATGCGGCGGGCCGGACGGAGTCGAACAGCTCCTTGTGGGCGCGTCCGACGTCGTCCACGTCCCGCGCGTGGGTGAGGTACATGCGCGTGCGCACCACGTCGTCCCGCCCGAGGCCCAGCTGCTCCAGCGCCGCGAACGCGACGCCGAAGGCGTTGACCGTCTGCTCATAGGGGCCGCCGCCGGCGATCTCGCCGTCCACGATCGATGTGCACCCGGAGACCAGCACCAGGCCGTTCGGCAGCTCCACCGCGCGGGAGTACCCGAAGGTCTCCTCCCAGGGCGCGCCGGTCGCGACGCGTCGTACATCGCTCACTGGGCGACCGCCTCCAGAGCCTCTTCCAGGGTGAACGCCTTGGCGTACAGGGCCTTGCCGACGATGGAGCCCTCGACACCGAGGGGCACCAGCTCGGCGATGGCCCGCAGGTCGTCGAGGGAGGACACTCCGCCCGACGCCACGACCGGCCGGTCCGTCACGGCGCACACGTTCTTCAGCAGCTCCAGGTTCGGGCCCTGGAGCGTGCCGTCCTTGGCGATGTCGGTGACGACGTAGCGCGCGCAGCCCTCCTTGTCGAGACGCGCCAGCGTCTCGTAGAGGTCGCCGCCGTCGCGGGTCCAGCCGCGGCCGCGCAGGGTCGTGCCCCGTACGTCCAGACCGACCGCGATCTTGTCGCCGTGCTCGGCGATGACCTTGGCGACCCACTCGGGGGTCTCCAGGGCGGCCGTGCCCAGGTTCACCCGGGTGCAGCCGGTGGCCAGGGCGGCGGCGAGGGTGTCGTCGTCGCGGATGCCGCCGGACAGCTCCACCTTGATGTGCAGTTCCTTCATGCGTTCGGCCACCCCGGCGATCAGGGCCCGGTTGTCGCCGGTGCCGAACGCCGCGTCCAGGTCGACCAGGTGCAGCCACTCGGCGCCCGAGCGCTGCCAGGCGAGGGCGGCCTCGAGCGGGGAGCCGTAGGAGGTCTCGGTGCCCGACTCGCCGTGCACGAGGCGGACGGCCTGGCCGTCGCGGACGTCGACGGCGGGGAGGAGTTCGAGCTTGCTCACAGTGTTCCGATCCAGTTGGTGAGGAGCTGGGCTCCGGCGTCGCCGGACTTCTCGGGGTGGAACTGCGTGGCCCACAGGGCGCCGTTCTCCACGGCGGCCACGAACGGCTTGCCGTGCGTGGACCAGGTCACCTTCGGCGCCCGCAGCAGCGGGTTGTGCACGTCGAGGGACCAGTCCTGCACGGCGTAGGAGTGCACGAAGTAGAAGCGCGCGTCCGCGTCCAGTCCGGCGAACAGCTCGGAGTCGGCCGGGGCGTCGACGGTGTTCCAGCCCATGTGGGGCACGATCTCGGCCTGGAGCGGCTCGACCGCGCCGGGCCACTCGTCGAGGCCCTCGGTCTCCACGCCGTGCTCGATGCCCCGCGCGAACAGGATCTGCATGCCGACGCAGATGCCCATCACGGGGCGGCCGCCGGACAGCCTGCGGCCGATGATCCAGTCGCCGCGGGCCTCCTTGAGGCCTCGCATGCAGGCGGCGAAGGCGCCGACGCCCGGCACCAGCAGTCCGTCGGCGTTCATGGCCGTGTCGAAGTCACGCGTGATCTCGACGTCGGCCCCGGCGCGCGCGAGGGCCCGCTCGGCGGAACGGACGTTGCCGAAGCCGTAGTCGAAGACGACGACCTTCTTCGGGCTGTTCGGGGCGCTGCTCAATTCCACACCTCCAGCCGCACGACGCCGGCGACGAGGCACATCGCGGCGCCGATCGAGAGCAGCACGATCAGGCTCTTCGGCATCTGTTGCTTGACGAAGGAGTAGATGCCGCCGACCAGGAAGAGGCCGACGACGATCAGGATGGTCGACAGTCCGCTCATGGTTCTACAGGGCGCCCTTCGTGGAGGGGAGGATGCCGGCCGCGCGCGGGTCGCGCTCGGAGGCGTAGCGCAGGGCCCGGGCCAGCGCCTTGAACTGGCACTCCACGATGTGGTGCGCGTTGCGCCCGTAGGGCACGTGCACGTGCAGCGCGATCTGCGCCTGGGCGACGAAGGACTCCAGGATGTGCCGGGTCATCGTGGTGTCGTACTCGCCGATCATCGGCGCCATCTTCTCGGGCTCGGTGTGCACGAGGTAGGGCCGGCCGGAGAGGTCGACGGTGACCTGGGCGAGGGACTCGTCCAGCGGGACCGTGCAGTTGCCGAACCGGTAGATGCCCACCTTGTCGCCGAGGGCCTGCTTGAAGGCGGCGCCGAGCGCGAGGGCGGTGTCCTCGATGGTGTGGTGGGAGTCGATGTGCAGGTCGCCGTCGGTCTTCACGGTCAGGTCGAACAGACCGTGCCGGCCGAGCTGGTCGAGCATGTGGTCGTAGAAGCCGACGCCGGTCGACACATCGACCTTGCCGGTGCCGTCGAGGTTGATCTCGACGAGGACCGACGTCTCCTTCGTCGTGCGCTCTGTGCGTCCTACGCGGTTCATGGCCTCTGCTCCTTCTTCACATCACGAACCGCGTCGAGGAACGCGTCGTTCTCTTCGGGGGTTCCGGCGGTGACGCGCAGCCAGCCGGGCACGCCGTTGTCCCGGACCAGGACGCCCCGGTCGAGGATCTGCCGCCAGACGGTGTGGGCGTCTTCGAACCGCCCGAACTGCACGAAGTTGGCGTCGGACGCCGTGACCTCGTAGCCGATCGCGAGCAGCTCGCGTACCAGCCGGTCCCGCTCCGACTTGAGCTGCTCGACGTACTTCAGCAGCGTGTCGGTGTGTTCCAGGGCGGCCAGCGCGGTCGCCTGGGTGACGGCCGACAGGTGGTACGGCAGCCGGACGAGCTGGACGGCGTCCACGACCGCCGGGTGCGCGGCGAGGTAGCCGAGGCGCAGGCCGGCCGCGCCGAAGGCCTTCGACATGGTGCGCGAGACGACGAGATTCGGCCGACCTTCGAGCAGCGGCAGCAGTGATTCGCCGTGGCTGAACTCGATGTACGCCTCGTCCACGACCACCATCGACGGCTTGGCGCGCTGCGCGGCCTCGTACAGCGCGAGGACCGTCTCGGCCGGGACCGCGGTGCCGGTGGGGTTGTTGGGGGTGGTGATGAAGACGACGTCGGGCCGGTGCTCGGCGATGGCCCGCTCGGCGGCGGCCAGGTCGATGGTGAAGTCCTCGCGCCGCGGACCGGAGATCCAGCCGGTTCCCGTGCCGCGCGCGATGAGCCCGTGCATCGAGTACGACGGCTCGAAGCCGATCGCGGTACGGCCCGGTCCGCCGAAGGTCTGGAGCAGCTGCTGGATGACCTCGTTGGAGCCGTTGGCAGCCCACACGTTCGCCAGGCCGACCGCGTGTCCGGAGGTGTCCGTCAGGTACTGCGCGAGCCGCGTGCGCAGCTCCACGGCGTCCCGGTCCGGGTAGCGGTTGAGATTGCGGGCCGCCTCGCGCACCCGCTCCGCGATCCGCTCGACGAGCGGCTCGGGCAGCGGGTAGGGGTTCTCGTTGGTGTTCAGCCGTACGGGGACGTCCAACTGGGGCGCGCCGTAGGGGGACTTGCCGCGCAGCTCGTCCCGTACGGGGAGATCGTCGATTCCGAAGCTCACTTGCTCGCCGGTACCTTCCAGTCGAACCGCGCCTTGATCGCCGCGCCGTGCGCGGGCAGGTCCTCCGCCTCCGCCAGCGTCACCACGTGCTGCGCGACCTCGGCCAGCGCGTCCCGCGTGTAGTCGACGATGTGGATGCCCCGCAGGAAGGACTGCACGGACAGCCCGGAGGAGTGGCAGGCGCAGCCGCCCGTCGGCAGCACGTGGTTGGACCCGGCCGCGTAGTCGCCCAGGGACACCGGCGCCCAGGGGCCGACGAAGATCGCGCCCGCGTTCTTCACCCGGTCGGCCACGGCGGCGGCGTCGGCCGTCTGGATCTCCAGGTGCTCGGCGCCGTACGCGTCGACCACCCGCAGGCCCTCGTCGACGCCGTCGACCAGCACGATCGCCGACTGACGGCCGGCGAGCGCCGGGACGATCCGGTCCTCGACGTGCTTGGTGGCCGCGACCTGCGGCTCCAGTTCCTTCGCGACGGCGTCCGCCAGCTCGACGGAGTCGGTGACCAGGACGGCGGCCGCCAGCGGATCGTGTTCGGCCTGGCTGATCAGGTCGGCGGCGACGTGCGCCGGGTCGGCGCTCTCGTCGGCGAGGACCGCGATCTCGGTCGGGCCGGCCTCCGCGTCGATGCCGATCTTGCCGGCGAAGTAGCGCTTGGCGGCGGCGACCCAGATGTTGCCGGGGCCGGTCACCATGTTGGCGGGCGCGCAGGACTCGGTGCCGTAGGCGAACATCGCGACGGCGGTGGCGCCACCGGCCGCGTACACCTCGTCGACGCCCAGCAGCGCGCACGCGGCGAGGATCGTCGGGTGCGGCAGACCGTCGAACTCGGCCTGCGCCGGAGAGGCGAGCGCGATGGACTCGACTCCGGCCTCCTGGGCCGGTACGACGTTCATGACCACGGAGGACGGGTAGACCGACCGGCCGCCGGGCGCGTACAGCCCGACCCGCTCGACCGGCACCCACTTCTCGGTCACCGATCCGCCGGGCACGACCTGGGTCGTGTGCGTCGTACGGCGCTGCTCGCGGTGGACGAGACGGGCGCGGCGGATGGACTCCTCCAGGGCCGCGCGGACGGCCGGGTCGAGCCGCTCGAGCGCGTCGGCGATCGCCCGCGCCGGCACCCGTACGGACTCCAGCCGCACCCCGTCGAACTTCTCGGCGAAGTCGATCAGCGCCGCGTCGCCCCGATGATGCACGGCCTCGCAGATCGGACGCACCTTCTCGAGGGCGGCCGAGACGTCGAAGTCGGCTCGGGGCAGCAGGTCGCGCAGGGCGGGTCCCTCGGGGAGGGCGTCGCCGCGCAGATCGATTCGGGAGATCACGCCGTCAATTCTCTCAGACCGGGATCGGGCGTCGTCCGCGCGTATCAATGGCTGATACAGAACCTGACCGGAATCCGGAGGATCACCTTCACGTCTAGCGTTCGGGGGGTCACTCACCGGGCATGAACAGCTGTGCGAAATCTGTGGGTGACGAAGGGGGTGAATGGTGTGACCGAGGGGGCGGGCATCCGCGCGGGAGACGATCCGGGAGATCTGCCGGACGACCTGACCGCCGCCGAGGCCGGCATGTGGCAGGCCTTCCGCAACGGCAGCGTGTACGACCTGAGCAGCGGGGACAGTGTCGTCGACGACCCGCACGGCGGGCATCCGTGGGGCGGGTCGCGGACCGTACGGGCGCGGATCGTCGCCTGGCTGCTGCTGGCCGGGCCGCCCGCGCTGGCCGGCCGGGTCGCCTCGCTGAAACTGGCGGGCGTGCAGATCAGCGGCACCCTGGACCTCGCGGGCGGCACGGTGGTGCCGTACCTGGAGATGAAGCGCTGCCGCTTCGAGCGGGAGGTGCTGCTGCCGGAGGCACGGTTCACGACCCTGCGGATGGTGGACTGCTCGGTGCCGCGCCTGGAGGCGGCCCGGGTGCACACCGAGGGGGATCTGCACCTCCCCCGCTGCCGCTTCCACAACGGCGTCCGGCTCACCGACGCGCACATCGGCACGGACCTGCTGCTCAACCAGGCGATCGTCTACCGCGACCGCAGCGGCCGCTCGATCGCCGCCGACGGCCTGACGGTCGGCCAGGACCTCCAGGCCGAGCTGCTCGAATCGCACGGCGAGCTGAGCCTGCGCAGCGCCAAGATCGGCGTGTCGCTGAGCCTGCGCGGGGCGCGGCTGGCCAACCCGTACACGCGGCTCGCGCTGAACGCGCCCCAGCTGACGGTGGAGCGCTCGCTGTACCTGACCCCGGCCGGTGTCGGCGGCCAGGCGCTGAGCGGCACGACACCCGCGCGCGGGACCCGCATCCAGCGCTTCGAGTGCCGGGGCGGGGTGCGTCTGGACGACGGGCGGTTCGGGGACGCCGTGGACCTGGAGCGGGCCCGGTTCGTGTTCACGGAGGACCAGGAGCTGTCGCTGCGCCGGGTGCAGACGCCCGAGCTGCGCTTCCTCGGGGAGCGGCCGCCGCGCGGCAAGGTGGTCCTGTCGGGCGCCCGGGTGATCAACCTCGTGGACCGGGCGAGCGCGTGGCCGGGCCCCGGCAGTGTGCACATGGGCGGCTTCGCGTACGAGAACCTGGTGCCGCAGGGCCCGTTCCCGCTGGCCGAGCGGCTGCGCTGGGTGGCGGCGGCGACCGCCGAGTACGCCCCGGAGCCGTACGAACGGCTGGCCACCGTGCTGCGGGCCGGCGGCGAGGACGAGGACGCCCGCGAGGTGCTGCTGGCCAAGCAGCGGCGGCGCCGCGAGACCCTGCCGCCGGCCGCGAAGCTCTGGGGCTACGTCCAGGACTGGACGGTCGCCTACGGGTACCGGCCGGGCCGGGCGGCCGTCTGGATGGCGGTGCTGTGGGCGGCGAGCTCACTGGCCTTCGCGCATGCCGCGCATCCGCCCGTCCACCGGGACGGGCACCCGCCCTGGAATCCCGCACTCTTCGCCCTCGACCTGCTGCTGCCGGTCATCGACCTCGGGCAGGTCGGCGAGTGGCAGCTGCGCGGCGGCTGGCAGTGGCTGTCGTCGGCGCTGATCCTGCTGGGCTGGATCCTGGCGACGACGGTGGCGGCGGGGGCCACGCGACTGCTGCGCCGGGGGTGACCGGCGGGCGGCGGGCTCACGTACAGTCGCGGCGCGGTCACCTTTTACCGCCCCTTGACCGTCGGGTGTACAACTTTCGTGAAGGTACCCGAACCCTCTGGCGCAATCTGAACCCGCGGCTTTTCAATGGTCGGCACCATGGCTCTGCTGCCCCCGTTCATCCGCGCCTCCCGGACATCCCGGACGGCACGGAACGCCGCCGCCCCCCACAGCGCCGCCGGGCTCCCCGCCGACGACGAGGTGCTCCTCGACGTGCCCGACGACCGACTCGGCCCCGCCCTGGTCGCCGCCGGGCTGGGCGCCTACGCGCCCGCCGCCCAGCTCATGGCCCGGACCCGGGAACGGGCCGAGTGGGAGTACCGCGACCGGTACGCAACCCGGCTGGCGGCCTTCGCGCACTCACGGTCGGAGTGGTTCGAGGAGTGGTGCGCCGCCGCCCCGCGCGACCCGGACGTGCTGCTCGTCGCCGCCCAGCTCGCGGTGGACCGGGCTTGGCGCTCCCCGGCCCGGGCCGAGCTGCTGCGCGAGGTGAGCCCGCTGATCACGGCCGCCGCGCAGAGCGACGTCCGCGACCCGGTGCCGTGGCGGATCGCCCTGGACCACGCGCGCGGCACCCGTGCCGGACACAAGTACTTCGGCGAACTGTGGTCGGCCGCGGTCCGCCGCGCCCCGCACCACTACGGCTGCCATGTGGCCGCCAAGCGCTATCTGGCCGAGTCGTGGCACGGCTCCCACCGGGAGTGCTTCGACTTCGCCGACCGGGCCGCACAGGACGCGCCGGCCGGCTCCCTCGTCCAGGCGCTGCCGACGCGGGCCGCATTCGCGTACCTGACCGACGGCTGCGGACCCGAGGTGCCGCGCGAGCGACTGGACGCGGCGGCCGACCGTGCCATCGCGCTCTCCGCCCGTTTCCCGTCCGTCGACCCGTGGCCGGCCGAGATCCGCAACGTGCTGACGTACGTCCTGGTCCGCCTGGACCGCCACGACGACGCCCTCGCGCAACTGCGCCTGATCGGCCCGTACGCCACGTCCTTCCCCTGGGGCCGGCTGTCGGACGACCCGCTCGGCCACTTCCTGGCGGTACGCGAGGAAGTGCGCTCGGGACCGTCCGAGCGGCCCCCCTGGCGTCCGGGGATCGGGCACGGCGAACGAGCCCACTCCACGGACCACTAGGCTTCTGCGTCGTGACCACCGTCCGTCTGCCGCTCTTCCCCCTGAACTCGGCGTTGTTCCCGGGGCTCGTGCTCCCGCTCAACGTCTTCGAGGAGCGCTATCGCGCCATGATGCGCGACCTGTTGAAGACCCCCGAGGACGAATCGCGCCGGTTCGCCGTCGTGGCGATCCGCGACGGCCATGAGGTGGCCCCCAGCTCCCACGGCCTGCCCGACCAGACCGCGCTGCCCGAGCGCGGCCCCGCGGCCGGCTTCGGCGACGCCCCGCTCAAGGCGTTCCACGACGTCGGC
The sequence above is a segment of the Streptomyces asoensis genome. Coding sequences within it:
- a CDS encoding VOC family protein — protein: MIKVAMTSVYVDDVTKAHAFYTEVLGFETRLHMDLGGGTLFVTVGAAEGAQRDLQLLLEPGHGPIAEPYRAALREAGLPCIVFSVDDLDAEYERLRRLGVRFTHPPQDQGPVVAAVLDDTVGNFVQLTQPKE
- a CDS encoding MFS transporter → MTTTASVAPARADVERPAHRDGDVLRWLAAYTASMIGDNVYYLALSWAAVRAGSPAQAGLVMTVSAVPRALLMLGGGVIADRFGPRRVVIGSDATRCAAALTVAVLFFVTDPGLWPLAALAVVFGTVDAVFIPAVGALPARVTSRGQLARVQGMRGLGARLASVVGGPLGGLGVALGGTATAFGLAALLIAVSIPLLMSVRIRELPADDRAGAVGTGELSGGGTAGVVGMGELPAEEKAGAGGRRELSGADEADAVGTGELPVGDAAGAVGMGELSVGDTAGDGRASGVGVWESSADDRAEAVDPRGPSAEDQPVAVGSRNPSGGSAEARGGTAWRDLVGGLRYIRGHRVLAPLMLAIALGDLGFVGPLNVGLALLADERGWGASGMGWTLAGFGTGAGVASLLLAVRGRLPHAGQVAAYAILAGSVAIGALAHAPGVPAAVGTAVLVGLLAGLGGALCAALLQTQSDPAYLGRVTAVASLVSLGLAPLGMPLSAAAIGAWGTGPVFVVSAVVCGLGGVVILCFGHLRRAELPR
- a CDS encoding ArsR/SmtB family transcription factor, giving the protein MAREENRPITDLGTLKALAHPLRMQLYRGLCVARKATASQLADQVDEAVSLVSYHLRKLAEHGLIEEAGTQSADGRERWWQPSSDGVSIRDKDFRDAPERAAAHLAATRLFHEQRADMYRRYLDERPTWRPEWNAAAPDNESLLRLTAAELAELGEELLALAKKYDEKGRAADAAGDTEGRENVALHVYGFPFRT
- the hisF gene encoding imidazole glycerol phosphate synthase subunit HisF, giving the protein MTLAVRVIPCLDVDNGRVVKGVNFQNLRDAGDPVEMAKVYDAEGADELTFLDITASSGNRETTYDVVRRTAEQVFIPLTVGGGVRTPEDVDKLLRAGADKVGVNTAAIARPELIKEIAERFGSQVLVLSVDARRTPVGTFEVTTHGGRQGTGIDAIEWAHRAAELGAGEILLNSMDADGTKDGYDLEMIAAVRKHVTVPVIASGGAGKLADFPPAVEAGADAVLAASVFHFGDLRIGQVKNALRGAGHPVR
- a CDS encoding RidA family protein — its product is MSDVRRVATGAPWEETFGYSRAVELPNGLVLVSGCTSIVDGEIAGGGPYEQTVNAFGVAFAALEQLGLGRDDVVRTRMYLTHARDVDDVGRAHKELFDSVRPAASMLIVSGLVDPSLVVEVEVEAYRGGSSA
- the priA gene encoding bifunctional 1-(5-phosphoribosyl)-5-((5-phosphoribosylamino)methylideneamino)imidazole-4-carboxamide isomerase/phosphoribosylanthranilate isomerase PriA, encoding MSKLELLPAVDVRDGQAVRLVHGESGTETSYGSPLEAALAWQRSGAEWLHLVDLDAAFGTGDNRALIAGVAERMKELHIKVELSGGIRDDDTLAAALATGCTRVNLGTAALETPEWVAKVIAEHGDKIAVGLDVRGTTLRGRGWTRDGGDLYETLARLDKEGCARYVVTDIAKDGTLQGPNLELLKNVCAVTDRPVVASGGVSSLDDLRAIAELVPLGVEGSIVGKALYAKAFTLEEALEAVAQ
- the hisH gene encoding imidazole glycerol phosphate synthase subunit HisH, translating into MSSAPNSPKKVVVFDYGFGNVRSAERALARAGADVEITRDFDTAMNADGLLVPGVGAFAACMRGLKEARGDWIIGRRLSGGRPVMGICVGMQILFARGIEHGVETEGLDEWPGAVEPLQAEIVPHMGWNTVDAPADSELFAGLDADARFYFVHSYAVQDWSLDVHNPLLRAPKVTWSTHGKPFVAAVENGALWATQFHPEKSGDAGAQLLTNWIGTL
- the hisB gene encoding imidazoleglycerol-phosphate dehydratase HisB; translated protein: MNRVGRTERTTKETSVLVEINLDGTGKVDVSTGVGFYDHMLDQLGRHGLFDLTVKTDGDLHIDSHHTIEDTALALGAAFKQALGDKVGIYRFGNCTVPLDESLAQVTVDLSGRPYLVHTEPEKMAPMIGEYDTTMTRHILESFVAQAQIALHVHVPYGRNAHHIVECQFKALARALRYASERDPRAAGILPSTKGAL
- a CDS encoding histidinol-phosphate transaminase translates to MSFGIDDLPVRDELRGKSPYGAPQLDVPVRLNTNENPYPLPEPLVERIAERVREAARNLNRYPDRDAVELRTRLAQYLTDTSGHAVGLANVWAANGSNEVIQQLLQTFGGPGRTAIGFEPSYSMHGLIARGTGTGWISGPRREDFTIDLAAAERAIAEHRPDVVFITTPNNPTGTAVPAETVLALYEAAQRAKPSMVVVDEAYIEFSHGESLLPLLEGRPNLVVSRTMSKAFGAAGLRLGYLAAHPAVVDAVQLVRLPYHLSAVTQATALAALEHTDTLLKYVEQLKSERDRLVRELLAIGYEVTASDANFVQFGRFEDAHTVWRQILDRGVLVRDNGVPGWLRVTAGTPEENDAFLDAVRDVKKEQRP
- the hisD gene encoding histidinol dehydrogenase — translated: MISRIDLRGDALPEGPALRDLLPRADFDVSAALEKVRPICEAVHHRGDAALIDFAEKFDGVRLESVRVPARAIADALERLDPAVRAALEESIRRARLVHREQRRTTHTTQVVPGGSVTEKWVPVERVGLYAPGGRSVYPSSVVMNVVPAQEAGVESIALASPAQAEFDGLPHPTILAACALLGVDEVYAAGGATAVAMFAYGTESCAPANMVTGPGNIWVAAAKRYFAGKIGIDAEAGPTEIAVLADESADPAHVAADLISQAEHDPLAAAVLVTDSVELADAVAKELEPQVAATKHVEDRIVPALAGRQSAIVLVDGVDEGLRVVDAYGAEHLEIQTADAAAVADRVKNAGAIFVGPWAPVSLGDYAAGSNHVLPTGGCACHSSGLSVQSFLRGIHIVDYTRDALAEVAQHVVTLAEAEDLPAHGAAIKARFDWKVPASK
- a CDS encoding oxidoreductase, giving the protein MTEGAGIRAGDDPGDLPDDLTAAEAGMWQAFRNGSVYDLSSGDSVVDDPHGGHPWGGSRTVRARIVAWLLLAGPPALAGRVASLKLAGVQISGTLDLAGGTVVPYLEMKRCRFEREVLLPEARFTTLRMVDCSVPRLEAARVHTEGDLHLPRCRFHNGVRLTDAHIGTDLLLNQAIVYRDRSGRSIAADGLTVGQDLQAELLESHGELSLRSAKIGVSLSLRGARLANPYTRLALNAPQLTVERSLYLTPAGVGGQALSGTTPARGTRIQRFECRGGVRLDDGRFGDAVDLERARFVFTEDQELSLRRVQTPELRFLGERPPRGKVVLSGARVINLVDRASAWPGPGSVHMGGFAYENLVPQGPFPLAERLRWVAAATAEYAPEPYERLATVLRAGGEDEDAREVLLAKQRRRRETLPPAAKLWGYVQDWTVAYGYRPGRAAVWMAVLWAASSLAFAHAAHPPVHRDGHPPWNPALFALDLLLPVIDLGQVGEWQLRGGWQWLSSALILLGWILATTVAAGATRLLRRG